The following nucleotide sequence is from Gimesia chilikensis.
ACAAGGGATGTTCATCGACGCTGACGACAACATACAGATCACCGCGGGGGCCGCCGTTCTGGCCCGGGTTGCCTTCGCCTCTCAGGCAGAGCTGCATACCGTTATCAATTCCGGGAGGGACTTTGATATCCAGTGTGATTTCCTTGGCGATGCGTCCATCACCGCGACAGTCCGAACATTTTTCGACAATCACCTGTCCGGCACCGCGACAACGGGGACAAGTCGTCTGGACGCGGAAAAAGCCCTGAGACTGCACAACCTGGCCGGCTCCGCCACAGTAATCACATTCCTGGGGATCGGTTCCCGGTTTGGCTCCAGAGCCGTGGCAGGTTTCACAGGGCTCCTGACGCATGATCTGGATTTCGCGCTCGCAACCTGAAGCTGCTTCCAGCAGATCAATCTCGATTTTGGTTCGCAGGCTTTCACCCTGACGTGGACGATTTCCCCCGCGAGTGGAACCGCCGCGGAAGCCGAACCCTTCAAACAGGTCTCCGAATGCGCTGAAGATATCAGACACATCGTGGAACTGATGCCCGCCCCCCGCGCCAAAATCGGCGGCATGTCCGTAGCGGTCGTAGTGGGCCCGTTTTTGATCGTCGCCCAGAACTTCGAAGGCTTCCGCTGCTTCCTTGAACCGTTTGATGGCTTCTTCGTCACCCGGGTTACGGTCCGGGTGATTGGCGAGCGCCATCTTCTTGTAGGCTTTTTTTATCTCAACAGTGGTCACGTCGCGCGATACGCCGAGAACTTCATAATAATCGCGTTTCGTTGCCATAAATACAAACTCATCATTTTAAAGTAGCGAAATATCTCCGGTCCGCTGCGGAGGAATTTCGGTTTCAAACAGCTCAATCAGAACTGAAAAAAACGGGCCACCTTATTTCGGCGGCCCGTCTGAGATTACATCATTTCGTCTGAGTTCGAGATTCGATTTCAGACTGCAGCCGAAATTATCTTACACTGCCTTCAACGTCGGCCAGTTTACCACCTTCAGTGCTTTCACTGCGAGTGATAAGAACCTGGGTGGTGAGCATCAGGCCTGCGATTGAGGCGGCATTTTTCAGAGCGTTCTTGACAACCTTGGCAGGATCGATGATGCCGGCTTTGAACATGTCAACATATTCGCCGCTGTAGGCATTGTATCCGTTGGCGCCACTCAGCTCTTTGACTTCGTCAGCGATTACCGCACCGTCAACACCGCAGTTTTCTGCGATCTGACGAATCGGGCCTTCCAGGGCACGGGCGACAATGTTGATGCCGATTTTCTCGTCATCGTTCTTGCCTTTGACCTTGGTGACCGCTTCGATGGATCGCAGCAGAGCCACGCCACCGCCGGGAAGAATTCCTTCTTCGACAGCAGCACGAGTTGCGTGCAGTGCATCTTCCATACGGGCTTTGGTCTGTTTCATTTCTGCTTCGGTGGCTGCACCGACAGAGATGATGGCGACGCCGCCGGTCAGTTTTGCCAGGCGTTCCTGGAATTTTTCGCGATCGTATTCGCTTTCGGTCTTCTGCAGCTGTCCGCGGATCTGGGCGACGCGGGCCTGCAGGGCTTCGGTATCGCCGGCACCTTCGATCAGCGTGCAGGAGTCTTTGGTGATTTCGACCTGCTTGGCCTGTCCCAGCTGGGCCAGTTCGACAGATTCGAGTTTGATGCCGAGATCTTCTGAGATCACGGTACCACCGGTGAGAACGGCGATGTCAGCCAGCATGGCTTTACGACGGTCACCGAAGCCGGGAGCTTTCACGGCAGCGATATTCAGAACGCCACGCAGTTTGTTCACAACCAGGGCAGTCAGCGGCTCACCTTCGACATCTTCAGCGATGATCAGCAGTGGCT
It contains:
- the dnaJ gene encoding molecular chaperone DnaJ, with the translated sequence MATKRDYYEVLGVSRDVTTVEIKKAYKKMALANHPDRNPGDEEAIKRFKEAAEAFEVLGDDQKRAHYDRYGHAADFGAGGGHQFHDVSDIFSAFGDLFEGFGFRGGSTRGGNRPRQGESLRTKIEIDLLEAASGCEREIQIMRQEPCETCHGSGAKPGTDPQECDYCGGAGQVVQSQGFFRVQTTCPRCRGAGQVIVEKCSDCRGDGRIAKEITLDIKVPPGIDNGMQLCLRGEGNPGQNGGPRGDLYVVVSVDEHPLFRRQEQELSCHVPITYTQAVLGAEIEIPTLEGRHELKIKAGTQPGEVYRLKGLGMPNPHGGRRGDLHVIVQIDVPRKISEREEELLRELAEIEHTEVSKHRSPSRVSFFDKLKEYFTHAE
- the groL gene encoding chaperonin GroEL (60 kDa chaperone family; promotes refolding of misfolded polypeptides especially under stressful conditions; forms two stacked rings of heptamers to form a barrel-shaped 14mer; ends can be capped by GroES; misfolded proteins enter the barrel where they are refolded when GroES binds), translating into MAKQLLFEDRARTKLQKGVQTISDAVAITMGPTGRNVIIDKNFGNPVVTKDGVTVSKEVEVEDPFENMGAKLVNEVATKTSDIAGDGTTTATVLARSIYTEGLRGLSLGANPMVVRRGIDKAVEAAVEAIEALAKPVTDKAEIAQVGAISANNDNEIGNLIADAVEKVGRDGVITVEEGKGNETTLSFADGMQFDKGYISPYFVTDTEGMKCILEDCYILIHESKISALRDLVPLLEKVSQTGKPLLIIAEDVEGEPLTALVVNKLRGVLNIAAVKAPGFGDRRKAMLADIAVLTGGTVISEDLGIKLESVELAQLGQAKQVEITKDSCTLIEGAGDTEALQARVAQIRGQLQKTESEYDREKFQERLAKLTGGVAIISVGAATEAEMKQTKARMEDALHATRAAVEEGILPGGGVALLRSIEAVTKVKGKNDDEKIGINIVARALEGPIRQIAENCGVDGAVIADEVKELSGANGYNAYSGEYVDMFKAGIIDPAKVVKNALKNAASIAGLMLTTQVLITRSESTEGGKLADVEGSVR